The Caulobacter vibrioides sequence AGCAACACCGCGTTCCAGGCGGCGGTCAACCGCACGGACGCTACGGCCTACAACCCGTTCAACGGCGGCAGCCAGCCCAACTACTCGCTGGGCGACGCCACGCCCAACGACCGCGCGACGATCAATTCGTTCCTGATCAACGTCTATCGCATCAGCGAGACCTCGCTGACCCTGGCGGACTTCAAGATCTCTAAGAAGAACCTCTTCACCCTGCCGGCCGGCGATGTCGGCGTCGCGGCGGGCGTCGAGTGGCGTCGCGAGACCTATCTCGACGACCGCGACAAGCGCCTGGACGGGACGATCAAGTACACCAACAGCGTCACGGGCGTGACCTATGGCACTGACGTGATGGGCGCTTCGGGCGCGCCGGACGTCAAGGCCGACCGCTCGGTCGCCTCGGCCTTCTTCGAACTGGCCGTGCCGATCATCTCGCCCGAGATGAACATCCCGTTCGTCGAAGAGATCAGCCTGCAGATCGCCGCGCGCGACGAGGAATATTCCGACTTCGGCAACGTGCTGAAGCCCAAGGGCGCGATCTACTGGAAGGTCGGCCACGGCTTCGCGCTGCGTGGCTCGGTGTCCCAGAGCTTCCGCGCGCCGAACCTGCCGCAGTTCTATAGCGACGGCACGACGGTCTCGAACACCCGCACCGACTTCGCGGGCTGCCGGATCAACACGCCGACGGTCACGACTTGCCCCAGCGCCAGCACGATCGAAGTGCGCAGTGGCAACAAGAACCTGAAGCCGGAAGAGGCCGACAACGCCACGATCGGCTTCGTCTATCAGCCGACCTTCATCCCGCGCCAGTTCGGCAAGCTGACCGTGACCAGCGACTTCTGGTCGATCCGCGAGAAGAACATCGTCGGCATCCTGGGCGGCTACAACCAGATCGCCTATGACTGGCTGCTGCGCCAGAGCGGCTCGTCCAACCCCAACGTCGTGCGCGACGCGCCGGTCGGCACGGCCACGGTCGGCAACATCGCCTATATCAGCGACACCTACTCGAACCTGCAGCCGCGCATGGTTCAAGGCGCCGACTTCAGCCTCGACTACGACCTGGACGACACGGCCTGGGGCGACTTTGGCCTGTCGATCAACGTGGCCAAGCTCCTGAAGTACGACCAGGCGCCCAGCGCGGTTGAAAGCCTGCTGCAAGAGGCGGTCACGGCCGGCAAGCTGCCGGGCATCACCATCGCCAGCGCCGGCAACCAGATCCAGTTCGACGGCTTCCCCGAGTTCCGCGGCACCGCCAGCGTCTCGTGGCGCAAGGACGGCTGGGGCGCGGGCGCGTTCGTCAGCTATGTCGGCGAGGTCTATGACACCGCTCCGGCCCAGGTGAACGGCGAGTACTTCCCGATCAAGGAATGGACGACCGTCAGCTTCTACGGCCAGTACGCGTTCAAGGACGGCATGTTCGACGGCTCGACGGTCCGGGTCGGGGTGCGTAACGCCTTCGACAAGGACCCGCCGCTGTCGGCTTCGAACTTCGGCTACTCGGGCGCCCTGCACAACGCCACGGGTCGCTACTGGTACATGAACCTCTCGAAGAAGTTCTAGAACATCCGATTTCCCCGGCGGAGGCCGGGGCCCAGATCGTAGGGCTCTGAGGCGCCAGGCGCGATTTCAGCACAGCCTTATGATCTGGGTCCCGGCCGGCGCCGGGAAGGTCGGATCGTTGATGCAAGACTATCCAACGAGGGCGTCGTGAAGCCTTTCCGCCTTATCTCCACCGGCCTAGCCGCGTTCACCCTGGCGCTTTCGCCCTTCGTCTCCTCCGAGGCGCTGGCCCAGAAGAAGCAGCTGCTGGAGTATCCCAGCATCCACTCGCCGGTGGTGGGCGAGCGGGGCATGGTGGTCAGCCAGAACGCCATCGCCACCAAGGTCGGGGCCGACATCCTGCGCCAGGGCGGCAACGCCGTGGACGCCGCGGTCGCCACCGCCTTCGCCCTGGCCGTGACCCTGCCGCGCGCGGGCAATATCGGCGGCGACGGCTTCATGCTGGTCCACCTGGCCAAGACGAACGAGACTCTGTTCATCGACTATCGCGGAACCGCGCCCAAGGCCGCCAAGCTCGAGACCTTCGTCGATGCGAACGGCAAGGAGATGGACGACGTGGCCTCGCGCGGCTATCGCGCGCCCACCGTCCCCGGCACGGTCGCGGGCCTTCATCTGGCCCACCAGAAGTATGGTCGTCTGCCTTGGAAGCAGGTGGTCGAGCCGGCCTATCGCCTGGCCGCCGACGGCGTGGTGCTGACCCCCGACGAAGCCTTCGTCTTCAGCTGGGGCAAGGAGCGCCTGTCCGAGAGCGAAGCGGGCAAGAAAGCCTTCTACAAGCCGGGCGGCGCGCTCTATCGCGCCGGCGAGATCCTCAAGCAGCCCGAGCTGGCCTGGTCGCTGCGCCAGATCGCCGACAAGGGCGCCGACGCCTTCTATCGCGGCGAGATCGCCCAGCGCTTCGCCGCCGACATGAAGGCCCATGGCGGCCTGATCACCCTGGAGGATCTGGCGTCCTACAAGGCCGAGATCCGCCCGCCGCTGGTCGGCAGCTATCGCGGCCTGACGGTCAAGACCTCGCCGCCCGCCAGCGCCGGCGGCGCGACCCTCCTGGAAATGCTCAACATCCTGGAGACCTTCGACCTGAAGGCGACGGGCCTGGGCTCTGCCAAGACCCTGCACCTGCAGGCCGAGGCCATGAAGATGGCCTATGCCGACCGCTACAAGTATCTGGGCGACACCGACTTCGTGAAGGTCCCGCTGCAGGGCTTCACGTCCAAGGCCTATGGCGTCCAGCGCGCCAAGCTGATTGATCCGGACAAGGCCAGGCCCGCCAAGGAACTGGGCGCGGGCGACCCCTGGGCGTTCGAGAGCCCGAACACCACCCACTTCTCGGTCGCCGACGCCGAGGGCAACGCGGTCTCCAACACCTATACGCTGGGGGCCGATTTCGGCTCGGGCGTGATGGTGGCCGGCGCGGGCTTCGTGCTGAACAACCAGATGAACAACTACGCCCACGAGGCCGCCTGGCGCGCGCAGAAGGCCGGCGGACCGCTACCGCCCAACGCCCTGCAGCCGGGCAAGCGCGTGCTGTCGACCATGATGCCGACCATGCTCTTCAAGGACGGCAAGCCGTGGCTGATCACCGGCACGCCGGGCGGCAGCACGATCATCGACACGGTGCTGCAGGTCATCGTCAACGTCGTCGACTTCAAGCTGAACGTGGCCGAGGCCACCCACCAGCCGCGCATCTTCCAAGACGCCAGCGACACCCTGCGCGTCGAGCCGAACTTCAATCCCGACACGGTGGCCATCCTCAAGGCGATGGGCCACCCGATAACCTCGGACGAGACCATGGGCTCAGCCCAGTCGATCATGATCGACCAGGGTCTCTTCTTGGGCGGCGCGGATCCGCGTCGTCCCGGGGCCGAGGCGATCGCGCCCTGAGGGTCTACCTCCCCCCCTTGATCCAAGGGGGCGCGATCTGTCGGCGCCGGAGCTGCCCCTCCGGCGCCGACTTCGTTTTTGGGGGGGGCGTTTCAGAGTTCGTAAAAGGGTGGGAGTGGACCAATCCTCCCCCTAGCGGGGGAGGTGTCGGCAAAGCCGACGGAGGGGGAAGAGGCCGGCTCTGCAGCACTTCCCCCTCCGGCCTTCGGCCTCCTCCCCCCTGGGGGGAGGATCTGGATCTTCAGCCCCGACCTTCCCGGCGAACGCCGGGATCCAGATCGAGCTCACTGACGCCCCCTCCGTCTCGCTGCGTATCCGCAGCGATCCACCTCCCCCGCAAGCGGGGCAGGAGGGTGGTCACTTCCTCCTCACCCGCATCGCGGGGGAGGTGGCGCGGCGCCGATCGGCGACGTGACGGAGGGGGCGCTCTGGCTCCGGAACGGGCCGGCGCCCCTGGAAAGCCCCTACTTCCTGCTCACCGCCGGCCCATACAGCAGGCCGTTGAACAGGAACTTGAACGTGCCCCACGACTGGGCGCGCTGGGTGATTTCGGGGCCGAAGGCGAAGACCTTGCCCTTGCCGATGTCGATGTCGAGGATCGCCGTCGAGCCCTTCAGCTTCTCCTGGCCGACCGCCCAGCCGCTGCGCAGCGGCTTGTCGCTGTCGAACCACGAGACCCGCGAGATCCCCTTGGCGTCGCTCTTGATCGTGAAGGTCGGGCTACGGTCGAAGAAGACGTCGACCTCGTCGCCGGCGCCATAGGCCAGCGGCTGTTTCGGATCGACCTTGGCCCGCAGCACCGCGCCGGGGATGTAGAGCTCGCGGTTCGACAAGGCCTTAAGCTGGCCGTTCTCGGTCTTGGCGGTAGCCACCTCGACCGGTGCGCCCAGGGCGGTGGCCAGGCGCGTCGAGGCGCCGATGGCCACGACCGTGCCGCCGCCCTTCACGAACTCGGCGACGCGGGGCAGGGTCTTCTCGTCGGTCACGCGGCCGAGCCAAGAGCGGTACTCGGCCGGGATCTCCTCGGGCTGGGGCTGGGGCCCGCCGCGACCAGCCCGGAAGGGACCACCCGCCGGAGCCGGCACGACGCCATCGGCGAAGACCAGCACATCGAAATCCTTGCCGATGTCGCCGGCGTCCAGGCGCTGGGGATAGACGACCTGGAAGGGCGCCTCGAACTGCTCGAACATCCAGCGGTTCCAGCCCGACGGCATCGAGCCGCCATAGACGTCGACCAGGCCCACGCGGATAGGCTTCAGCGCGATGGTCGCGCCCGAGGGCTTGGCGGCCACGGCAAAGGCGTCGACGCCCAGATCCTTGACGCTCTTGTCGATCACCGCCTTGGCGGCCGGCGAGGCGGGGACCCAGATCGCGCCGGGGCCGAAGGTCTTGCCGCCCGCCTTGGCGCCGTCCTTCACCCACTGGACCTTGGCGCCGGCCTTCAGCAGGCGGTTGGTCAGGGTGAAGCTGGCGTTGGTCTCGTGGCTGATCAGCCAGCCGGCGGCGCCGGCGCCCTTCACCGAGCCCGGCGCGACCTTGATCAGGTCGGGCACGCGCTTGGTCGGGGCCTCGAAGGCGTCCAGCACGCGGTCGAACTTGACGCCCATCTGGTAGGCCAGGGTGTAGCCGGTGACGTCATACGGCGCCTTGGGCGGACCGCCCGGATACTCGGTGTCGTGCGGGTGGTCCTGCGGCTCGAACATGTCCATCACGTGCGGGCGATAGGCCTGGGCCGTGCGCACCACGTAGGAGCCGGCCGGGTAGGCCTTGCCGGCGACGCTGAAGGCCTTGTCGGCCACCTCGACATCGACGCCCGCCTTGATCAGCGCGTTCAGGAAGGCGACCACGGTGGGCATGTCGGCCTGGTCGGCGGGCAGGATGAAGCCGCGCGGATCGCGCTGCTCGGGCGCCTGCATGATCGTCTTGTAGAGCGACGGGTCCGCCGATCCGCCGCGCGCGCCGGTCAGGGGCTTTTCCTTGCCGGCGGCGATCAGCGCATCCACCTTGGTCGGGGTGATCGTCCAGGTGTCGCGGCTGCCGCGCTTGATGCTGTTGTCGCCCATCTTCCAGATGTTGAAGAGCAGGCGCTCGCGGTTGCGCGAGGCGTAGTCCATCACCGAGCGGTTCAGGCTGGCTTGGTAGTCGAGCGTCTGCTGCAGGCGCCAGGTCTGCGGCGCGATCGGCGCGGGCCGGTCGTTGCTGGGCAACTGCACCTCGGGCACCAGATTGATCGTCGTCGGGGTCGGGCCGCCGGCGATCTCGGTCAAGAGGCCGATCGAATTGTGGAAATAGGCGATCGAGCGCTCCATCCCGTTGTGCCAGGTGGAGTAGGGGGCGGCGCTGCGCGCGCCGGTGCCGGGCTTGTCCTCGGCCACCAGGCGGCTGTGCATGGCCATGCCGACTTCCTGCAGCATGGTCATGACCAACGGGTCGTAGTTGTGGTTGGCCGGATCGCGGAACGGCGGCACGAACACCACCATGCCGTTCGGCGCGGTCTGGTGCTGGTTGTAGACGATCTGCGGGAACCACTCGCGGAACAGCTGACGGTTGACGTTGGTCGTCTCGGCCATGGCCGACATGAAGCTGTCGCGGTTGTTATCGTGGCCGATGTACTTGTGGTACAGGCGCGGCAGCGAGCCGAACTCCCGCTTCTTGGGATCCTCGTGGCGCATGTACCAGTCGGAGATCATCTCCATCCCGTCGGGATTGTCGTGCGCGAACAGGATGATGCAGTCGTCCAGGAACCGCTGGGTCTCGGCGTCCGTCGCGGTCAGCATCTGGTGGATGACCTGAAGCTGGCCCTGCGAGGTTACGGTCTCGTTGGCGTGCAGGCCGGCGTCGATCCAGACCACGGCCTTGCCTTCGGCGGCCAGCTTGCGGGCCTCGGCCTCGCTGACGCCTTCGGCCTTGGCCAGCTTGCGGGCGATGGCCTTGTACTGGTCCAGCTTGGCCAGGTTGGCGGGCGATGAGACGATCGCCATCCACTGGGTGCGGCCTTCCTCGGTCTTGCCTATGTCGACCAGCTTCATCCGGTCGGACTTGGCGGCCAGCGCCTTCAGATAGGCCTCATAGGCGGTGTAGTCGGCCAGGAAGTAATCGCTGCCGATCGGCTGGGCGAAGGCCGTCGCGGGCGAGGGGAGGTCGGACGCCGTCGCGCCGCCTAGAGCGCCGAAGGCTAGCACCACGCCAAGGGCCGCCCCGGCCATCACCGCACTTCGTTTCATCGATCTTGCCCCATGAACCTGCGGCGCGACCTTGTGCGCGCGCCGTCGTCTGAACGACGAAGGAGGATCGGATTTCCGCCCCCGGAGCAACCGGAGGGGCAGCCCATTTTTTGCGGCGGCCCTAGAAGCGCCCGCGCGACACCTCGGACGCGGCCAGCAGGAAAGCGCCGACGCCGTAGAGCTGGGTGTCGCCGGCGTCGACATGGTCTGGAGCGTAGCCGACCTGCTGCACCCAGCCGAGCTTGCCGTCGGGACCGACCGCGCGCGCCAGGGCGTTCCAGCCCCGTCGCGCCGACTGGGCGTAGCGGGCGTCCTTCAGCACGCCCTGGTTGACGCCCCAGGCCAGGCCATAGACGAAGAAGCCCGTGCCGCTGGTCTCGGGCGGGCTGTTCTCGGGCGCCAGCAGCGAGACCGACCAGTAGCCGTCAGCCTTCTGCAGCGCGACCAGCTTGGCCGACATCCGCTTGAACAGGGCTTCGTAGCGCGGGCGCGAGGGGTGGTCGGCGGGCAGGGTCTTCAGGATGTTGACGATCCCGGCATAGGCCCAGCCGTTGCCCCGGCTCCAGAAGATCTTGCGGCCCTGGTCGTCGCGGCGGTCGAAATAGCGGCTGTCGCGGAAATAGAGGCCGTGCTCCTTGTCCAGCAGCCAGTCGGTCGCGGCCCAGAACTCCTGGTCGCCATAGCGGGCGTAGCGCGGGTCGCCGGTCGCCGCCGATAGGGCGGTCCAGGTGGGCGGGGCCATGAACAGCGCGTCGCTCCAGCACCAGCGCGCCTGGCACGGCTGGTCCTCGGTCCCGTCGATGAAGGTCAGGCTGGCCTTGGGCGGATCGGCCAGGATCGCGTCGAACCGCGCCTTCACTGGCGCGATCTGGGCGGGGTCGCGATCGCGGGCGTGCAGCCACAGCCAGCTTTGGGCGATGACGTGGTCATCGGCGTGCAGCGGGCGCTTGCCCAGACCCCAGTCCTGCGCCTGGCCGTGGGCGCGCAGGGCTTGCGCATAGTCAGGATCGCCAGTCCGCTCGGCGAAGGCGGTCAGGCCGGTGTAGAACGCGCCCTGGATCCAGCCGCGCGGGTTCTGCGTGCCCGGGCGATGGGTCTGGACGTAGTCGAACCGGCCGTCCATGTGGCGCAGCTGCCAGTCGGCGACCGCGCGTCCCAGAGTCAGGGCTGAGGCGGCGACGTCGGCGCGCTCGGCGGCGGGGCGGCTGGTCGCGGCTGTCGCGGCGGCGGGGCTCGCGACCAGCGTCAGGCCTGCGAAGATCGCGGTGATGGTGGCGCGCATGATGTCGTCCCCTCCGTTGCGCCATCTGCGAGCGCTTCGCGATTGTCTTACCGGACAAAACGCAAGCTCGGCAACCGCCAAGACCAGTTTCACTCATTTGGTCTGGCCAATTTTAGTTTGCGCGTTATGGTCCCGGCAAGCCGCGCACCGACGGCGGGGAGGCGTTCGAATGATCCGGTCTTCGATGGCGATAGCGACGACTTTCGTCGCGCTTCTGGCGGTTGTTCCGGCCAGCGACGCGCGCGCGCAATCGGTCTGCCGGGCCGACCAGGGCTATGAGGGCGACTTCGACGGACGCCGCACGTTCCGCTGGAAGCCGCAGGCCCTGGCCGCCGCCAAGGCGCGTCTGTCCCAGCCGGTCTTGGCGCCCGCCTACAAGCTCCTGCTGGACCGCGCCGATCGGGCGCTCGCCGGACCGGTCTACAGCGTGGTCGACAAGAGCCGAACGCCGCCCAGCGGCGACAAGCGCGACTACATGTCGATGGGCCCCTACTGGTGGCCCGATCCGGCCCAGCCGAACGGCGAGCCCTATATCCGCCGGGATGGCGAGGTGAATCCGGAGCGGAGCACCAACGCCTTCGACGCCAATCGCATGGAGGCCATGGGCGCCGCCGTCGAGGCCCTGGCGCTGGCCTACTACTTCACCGGCGAGACCCGCTATGCGGCCAAGGCGGCCCAACTGCTGCGAACCTGGTTCCTGGACCCGGCCACGCGGATGAACCCGTCGATGACCTATGCGCAGGGCGTGCCAGGGCGCACCCTGGGACGCGCCGAAGGGGTGCTGGACACCTATCGCCTGCTGCGGGTGATCGAGGCGGTGGGCGTGCTGGCGCCCGCCAAGGTGCTGACCGCCGCCGACCAAAAGGGCCTGGAAGCGTGGTTCGGGGCCTATGCCGACTGGATGCAGACCGCTCCGACCGGCAAGGAAGAGCGGGCGGCCAAGAACAATCACGGTCTCTGGTACGACTATCAGCTGGCCAGCTTCGCCCTGTTCGCCCGCCGACCGGGGCTGGCGCGTGAGGTGTTGGCGAGCGTTGGGCCTGGCCGCATCGACCATGAGATCGCGCCGGATGGCCGCATGCCCGAGGAGCTCTCGCGGACCAAGGCCCTGCATTACAGCTACTTCGCGCTGGAGCCGCTGATCGGCATGGCGGAACTCGGTCCCTGCGTGGGCGTCGACCTCTGGGGCTACAAGGGGCCCAAGGGGCAGGGGATCCGCGTCGCCCTGGACTATCTGGCGCAGTTCGTCGGCAACGAGGCGGCCTTCCCGTACAAGGATCTGAAGCCTGAGGACGCCACCCGCGAGGCCCTGCCGCTCTATGATCTGGCCGCTTGGGCCTATGCCGACGCCGGGTTCGCGACCAAGGCGGAGATGGTCGCGGCCAAGGCCCCGACCGCGCAGAGCCGGCTGACGATCGCGCCGCTCGGGAAGTGAGCTCGTGCGCGCCGCGTGCTAGGGTCGGCCCGCCCGCCAAGGACCTCGCCCGATGAGCCAGCACCGCATCTACACGACCAGCTTCGCCAGCGTTTATCCGCTGTATGTCGCCAAGGCCGAGCGCAAGGGCCGCACCCGCGCGGAGGTCGACCAGATCCTGGTGTGGCTGACCGGCTTCAGCCCCGCCGAACTCGAGGCGCAGATCGCCGCCCAATCCGACTTTGCGACCTTCTTCGCGGCGGCCCCTGCGCTCAATCCGGCGCGGGCGCTGATCAAGGGCGTGGTCTGCGGCGTGCGCGTCGAAGAGGTCGAGGCGCCGCTGATGCGGGAGATCCGCTATCTGGACAAGCTCGTCGACGAACTGGCCAAGGGCAAGGCGATGGACAAGATCCTGCGGGCCTAAAGACTTCGGCCTTCACCGCGTGATGAGCGTCGTGTCCAGCGGACGTTCTCGTTCTTCTCGGCGAGTCGCGTTATCCGACGTCTGACTTCTGGATCGTTGTGGACGCCATGAGCACGTCGAGCTTCATCTACTGTCACGGCCTGCCGGGATCCGCAGCCGAGCTTGAGCTGTTCGGAGGTCCGGATCTCGAGGGCGCTTCTGTCGTCTGTCTCGAACGGCTGCAGGCGGGCCGCGACCATCTAGACTGGCAAGATCGGCTGCTGGCGGCGTTCGATGCGGCGCGGGCTAACCTCGATCGCCCGACCGTGCGGTTGGTGGCCTTTTCGCTGGGGACGATGTCGGCCTTGCATATCGCCGCCAAGCGCCCCGACGCGATCGAGGCGGTGGACGTGATTTCCGCCGCCGCGCCGCTCGAACTGGGCGATTTTCTTCCGCGCATGGCCGGGAAGGCGGTGTTTCAGGCGGCCGCGACGAGCCCTGGCGCGCTACGCCGGCTGGGCCACGGCCAGTCGCTGATCAACGCCATCGCCCCGTCGTTCCTGCTGAAGGTGATGTTCGCCGGCGCTGCGGCGTCCGAGCAGGCGTTGCTGGCCGACGCCGACTTCCGCGCGGCGGTGCGCGATGGGCTGACCGCGAGTCTCGGGCGGGGCCGGGCGGCTTACGAGGACGAGCTTCGGACCTATGTGCGGCCGTGGAGCCAGATCTTGTCGAGCGTCGGCTGCCCGGTGACCCTTTGGCACGGCGATGCGGATGGCTGGGCGCCGCTCGACATGGCCTACGCCCTGGCCAAGGCCTTGCCGTCCGGCGCCGCCGTGACCGAAATCGCCGGCGCCGGTCATTTCGACGCGTTGAAGCGCGCCCTTCCGGCCATCCTGCGTCAGGGTTGAGCCGCCGGCGCCTCAGATCGCCGAGCGGCGCGCCAGTTCGGTACGCCGGGCTGCGACCTCGTTGCGGGCCCGTTCGAGGGCGTCGATCTCGGTGGCGGTGAGCAGGTTGTCGATCACGCGGCCCAAGTGCTCGCGCATGGCGTTGCGGGCGCTGGTGGGATCGCGTTCCTTCAGGGCCAGCAGGATTTCCTGGTGATCGTCGATCAGCGGGCGCACGCCGACCTGCCGGGCGCGTTCCAGCATGGCGCGACACAGCGGCGACTTGTAGCGCAGGTCCCAGAGGTTCTCGACCACGGTGACGAGCGCGCTGTTGCGGCTGGCCTGGGCGATGGTGACGTGGAAGCGGCGGTCGGCGCGTTCGCCCCGCACGTTGTTGTCGTTCTCCACGACCATCTCGTCCATGATCGCGGCCAGTTCGGCCAGCTCGGCGTCGGTGATGGTGGCGGCGGCCAGGGCGGCGACCTCGCCCTCGATCAGGCGGCGGGCCTCGGTCAGTTCGAAGGCGCCGATGTCGAGCTCGGGGGCGGAAACCTCAGGGCGGGGCGCTTCGGTGACATAGACGCCCGAGCCGTGACGGGCCTCGACCAGGCCGCGAATCTCAAGCGCGATCATCGCCTCGCGCACAGTGGGGCGGCTGACCTTGTAGTCCTCGGCCAGATCGCGTTCTGACGGCAGGCGCTGGCCGGGCTTGTGAATCCCGTCACGGATCGCGTCGGCGATCGAGTTGGCGACCTGCTGATACAGTTTCTTGGTTTCGGCCGTCGAAGTGGTCATGTGTCCGCGATCCCGCCGACGTCGCGTCGGCCGCGTCCAAGCCTATTGTATGACAGGGCGCGGCGCTACCGCCGACCGCCGGCAAGTGGCAAGGCCACTAGCATCTTGTCGGATAAGTCGCTAGAAGTGGTCAGGCCACTTTACGGCTACGCTAGCTCACCAGGTCCATGCTGAAGATCATCGACGCCAAGGTCATCGTCACCTGCCCCGGCCGCAATTTCGTGACGCTGAAGATCACCACCGAAGACGGCGTGACCGGCGTCGGCGACGCCACGCTGAACGGCCGCGAGATGGCGGTGGTCAGCTATCTGCAGGACCACATGATCCCCTGCCTGATCGGGCGCGACGCGCACCAGATCGAGGACACCTGGCAGTTCTTCTA is a genomic window containing:
- a CDS encoding M14 family metallopeptidase, yielding MLRGRKSDPPSSFRRRRAHKVAPQVHGARSMKRSAVMAGAALGVVLAFGALGGATASDLPSPATAFAQPIGSDYFLADYTAYEAYLKALAAKSDRMKLVDIGKTEEGRTQWMAIVSSPANLAKLDQYKAIARKLAKAEGVSEAEARKLAAEGKAVVWIDAGLHANETVTSQGQLQVIHQMLTATDAETQRFLDDCIILFAHDNPDGMEMISDWYMRHEDPKKREFGSLPRLYHKYIGHDNNRDSFMSAMAETTNVNRQLFREWFPQIVYNQHQTAPNGMVVFVPPFRDPANHNYDPLVMTMLQEVGMAMHSRLVAEDKPGTGARSAAPYSTWHNGMERSIAYFHNSIGLLTEIAGGPTPTTINLVPEVQLPSNDRPAPIAPQTWRLQQTLDYQASLNRSVMDYASRNRERLLFNIWKMGDNSIKRGSRDTWTITPTKVDALIAAGKEKPLTGARGGSADPSLYKTIMQAPEQRDPRGFILPADQADMPTVVAFLNALIKAGVDVEVADKAFSVAGKAYPAGSYVVRTAQAYRPHVMDMFEPQDHPHDTEYPGGPPKAPYDVTGYTLAYQMGVKFDRVLDAFEAPTKRVPDLIKVAPGSVKGAGAAGWLISHETNASFTLTNRLLKAGAKVQWVKDGAKAGGKTFGPGAIWVPASPAAKAVIDKSVKDLGVDAFAVAAKPSGATIALKPIRVGLVDVYGGSMPSGWNRWMFEQFEAPFQVVYPQRLDAGDIGKDFDVLVFADGVVPAPAGGPFRAGRGGPQPQPEEIPAEYRSWLGRVTDEKTLPRVAEFVKGGGTVVAIGASTRLATALGAPVEVATAKTENGQLKALSNRELYIPGAVLRAKVDPKQPLAYGAGDEVDVFFDRSPTFTIKSDAKGISRVSWFDSDKPLRSGWAVGQEKLKGSTAILDIDIGKGKVFAFGPEITQRAQSWGTFKFLFNGLLYGPAVSRK
- a CDS encoding glycoside hydrolase family 88/105 protein, with the translated sequence MRATITAIFAGLTLVASPAAATAATSRPAAERADVAASALTLGRAVADWQLRHMDGRFDYVQTHRPGTQNPRGWIQGAFYTGLTAFAERTGDPDYAQALRAHGQAQDWGLGKRPLHADDHVIAQSWLWLHARDRDPAQIAPVKARFDAILADPPKASLTFIDGTEDQPCQARWCWSDALFMAPPTWTALSAATGDPRYARYGDQEFWAATDWLLDKEHGLYFRDSRYFDRRDDQGRKIFWSRGNGWAYAGIVNILKTLPADHPSRPRYEALFKRMSAKLVALQKADGYWSVSLLAPENSPPETSGTGFFVYGLAWGVNQGVLKDARYAQSARRGWNALARAVGPDGKLGWVQQVGYAPDHVDAGDTQLYGVGAFLLAASEVSRGRF
- a CDS encoding alginate lyase family protein, which produces MIRSSMAIATTFVALLAVVPASDARAQSVCRADQGYEGDFDGRRTFRWKPQALAAAKARLSQPVLAPAYKLLLDRADRALAGPVYSVVDKSRTPPSGDKRDYMSMGPYWWPDPAQPNGEPYIRRDGEVNPERSTNAFDANRMEAMGAAVEALALAYYFTGETRYAAKAAQLLRTWFLDPATRMNPSMTYAQGVPGRTLGRAEGVLDTYRLLRVIEAVGVLAPAKVLTAADQKGLEAWFGAYADWMQTAPTGKEERAAKNNHGLWYDYQLASFALFARRPGLAREVLASVGPGRIDHEIAPDGRMPEELSRTKALHYSYFALEPLIGMAELGPCVGVDLWGYKGPKGQGIRVALDYLAQFVGNEAAFPYKDLKPEDATREALPLYDLAAWAYADAGFATKAEMVAAKAPTAQSRLTIAPLGK
- a CDS encoding DUF2200 domain-containing protein, producing the protein MSQHRIYTTSFASVYPLYVAKAERKGRTRAEVDQILVWLTGFSPAELEAQIAAQSDFATFFAAAPALNPARALIKGVVCGVRVEEVEAPLMREIRYLDKLVDELAKGKAMDKILRA
- a CDS encoding alpha/beta fold hydrolase, whose translation is MSTSSFIYCHGLPGSAAELELFGGPDLEGASVVCLERLQAGRDHLDWQDRLLAAFDAARANLDRPTVRLVAFSLGTMSALHIAAKRPDAIEAVDVISAAAPLELGDFLPRMAGKAVFQAAATSPGALRRLGHGQSLINAIAPSFLLKVMFAGAAASEQALLADADFRAAVRDGLTASLGRGRAAYEDELRTYVRPWSQILSSVGCPVTLWHGDADGWAPLDMAYALAKALPSGAAVTEIAGAGHFDALKRALPAILRQG
- a CDS encoding FadR/GntR family transcriptional regulator — encoded protein: MTTSTAETKKLYQQVANSIADAIRDGIHKPGQRLPSERDLAEDYKVSRPTVREAMIALEIRGLVEARHGSGVYVTEAPRPEVSAPELDIGAFELTEARRLIEGEVAALAAATITDAELAELAAIMDEMVVENDNNVRGERADRRFHVTIAQASRNSALVTVVENLWDLRYKSPLCRAMLERARQVGVRPLIDDHQEILLALKERDPTSARNAMREHLGRVIDNLLTATEIDALERARNEVAARRTELARRSAI